A genomic region of Anopheles aquasalis chromosome Y, idAnoAquaMG_Q_19, whole genome shotgun sequence contains the following coding sequences:
- the LOC126579582 gene encoding protein gurken-like codes for MNARAAQRLGAVLLLMLSSVVVHTDCCSSRTMPKARGRPVSHFRGVITTNPSSATSNQEATIRPDAPSPPIPVSPEATSTVTGSRIPLGGNGKRPGAPFGTYNGSSSSTGSGIGSGRQNADGGRLAQQQRPAVASPPSPSPPQQHQRADNGTHSGDNKEQQMRMGKCSQLFEDNYCLNGGQCYNFTIANSTMPTCECADGFMGERCESKYLDGTYLSMRKPKIQIETAGMYYGAFLAMMVVLGVFYYLHWLGVGARVFALPTGYRRVPTEARAWRLART; via the exons ATGAACGCGAGAGCAGCGCAGCGGCTCGGTGCAGTACTGCTGTTAATGCTGTCATCAGTTGTGGTCCACACAG ACTGTTGTTCGAGCAGAACGATGCCGAAGGCCCGAGGCAGGCCAGTGTCACACTTCCGCGGTGTGATCACCACGAACCCTAGCAGCGCCACTAGCAATCAGGAGGCGACTATCCGGCCGGATGCTCCCTCACCGCCGATTCCGGTGTCGCCCGAGGCGACCTCGACGGTGACGGGCTCGCGCATCCCGCTCGGCGGCAATGGCAAACGCCCGGGCGCACCCTTCGGCACCTACaatggtagtagcagcagtaccggcAGCGGCATCGGCAGCGGGCGCCAGAATGCGGATGGGGGCCGGCtggcacagcagcaacggccagCGGTGGcgtcaccgccatcaccatcaccaccgcagcagcaccagcgggcAGACAATGGTACGCACAGTGGCGATAATAAGGAGCAGCAGATGCGAATGGGCAAGTGTTCGCAGTTGTTCGAGGACAACTACTGCTTGAACGGTGGCCAGTGCTACAACTTCACCATCGCCAACTCTACGATGCCGACGTGCGAGTGCGCGGACGGATTCATGGGCGAACGGTGCGAGTCAAAGTACCTGGATGGGACCTACCTGAGCATGCGCAAGCCAAAGATCCAGATCGAAACGGCCGGCATGTATTACGGGGCATTTCTAGCCATGATGGTAGTGCTCGGCGTGTTCTACTATCTGCACTGGCTCGGCGTCGGCGCGCGTGTCTTCGCGCTCCCGACTGGCTACAGGCGCGTACCGACCGAGGCACGCGCCTGGCGCCTGGCCCGAACCTAG
- the LOC126579578 gene encoding uncharacterized protein LOC126579578 — MCALVSSQLSQTLLDEWQNRLANANSFEELISVAHEICRLKSSASDDRSLNTQELTDQLCSFLSNRTPVSVRKVICKAYFRMMLRDMDSTTKNSRDSFHTAPQPALSSVPALLEHTLVGVDDPLDSTIVYGILQSKFLSQTTGLFPLLQQQIVTRTVEQFTAYRAGGFPQWYGTVIENLIALHEARALPALLQNYNRLWPHVLVNLDSPYAGVRESTLKLLRAILGHGELLRNGNLSSTVASWSWLNRNKFHVVALLIEKQSYGLALEIAGLRGVHVAWGDVLELSLQHKHLLPAGQALLRALYSKQPETDIVRQIRELLIKASIANCIYIVRYWLHLLTAEHRVQLFHQLHLDLAITDKQVQDAETAARNRPAERLFILFAYGFRVQYEKHIQLVETLRQLCAVAGPNKARTQLERCMLMETFAHHAMVALTGVLLCNGSFHPPTMEQVLQLSVRGITLVTAGRVQSSLDFKFRLVAAVECKKLMEKVLHVLLGLHGTERDLQTVHDVKRSIDEVRRVISIETNDPTCKRPAIPYGVTLEDAVSQLVTKTADLLIAQQVHRCDFYYAAVVVGKRNESGQLATIVDELGEWLDVCRTFRHPAILPTKPIFESLSSTVLGTVELAMTLLTVAKSEDWRTGFSVANEYDSLLSLLNHSPAWNVHLETIVNHQRHNNGDSLYEKPLNELRDKLWQTVTSSAKLLASYSIWLLQSCPGDPYTANTFQKILSTLVRCQLECIHPRQLLSISGSLGQLLQCAGKTKLRLQSSVPCNEQKVAETVIACFESHVKQFFEYHSSEGTTLAYRNHRGFFSFVALFIRNDLHSGVDGSFWYKFLHDRLGIPPSEYVMECANRESERAPQLVGKVGALDMHLLTLLAEDASLTEVILERVDELLILALVRTGSARWIERNAAISLWSTLVTKLTGLLPTADTDPVQSDWVPLQMSLDLLVCKVPRSSRYILLSLQQLAKRMENGSETMIAVDESCTLVPLLSLLARVEYRGYGIKDVETYVVQLRALLYKLLPHINHIVRQQIAICLANAHDGGCLKTFLVDHIPLLFVTGKDQNFQHGLCLALLAAARKFKSHQHFQLGRHTEDAFSSLKSVVKTHYRQDAAAAPLFSSSKNDLYRSSLANLLHYLGFNSSDDVVQGLLGSYAEEDRCWAQPSCTVKHDAIDDDYDDDNDDGEEEL; from the exons ATGTGTGCGCTAGTGTCTTCCCAGCTCTCGCAAACTCTGCTGGACGAATGGCAAAACCGGCTTGCGAACGCTAACTCCTTCGAGGAGCTCATCTCCGTGGCGCAT GAAATTTGCCGACTCAAGAGCTCTGCCTCGGACGATCGGTCGTTAAACACACAGGAACTGACCGACCAACTTTGCTCGTTTTTGAGCAACCGGACACCAGTCTCGGTACGCAAAGTGATATGTAAAGCATACTTCCGGATGATGCTGAGGGACATggacagcaccaccaagaaTTCTCGAGACTCGTTCCATACGGCACCGCAGCCAGCGTTATCGTCCGTGCCGGCGTTACTCGAACACACCTTAGTCGGTGTTGACGATCCGCTCGATAGCACAATCGTCTACGGTATACTGCAGTCCAAGTTTTTGTCACAAACGACGGGCCTGTTTCCacttttgcagcagcaaattgtGACACGCACGGTCGAGCAATTCACTGCCTATAGAGCTGGCGGTTTCCCACAGTGGTACGGCACAGTGATCGAGAATTTGATCGCGCTCCACGAGGCGCGTGCCCTTCCGGCACTGCTGCAGAACTACAATCGGCTGTGGCCGCACGTGTTGGTCAATCTCGACTCACCGTATGCTGGCGTACGCGAAAGCACACTGAAGCTGCTCCGGGCTATATTGGGCCATGGCGAGTTGCTGCGCAATGGCAACCTATCCTCTACCGTGGCCAGCTGGTCATGGCTGAATCGGAATAAGTTTCACGTCGTTGCCTTGCTGATCGAGAAGCAATCGTACGGACTCGCTCTGGAAATTGCGGGCTTGCGTGGGGTTCACGTCGCATGGGGAGACGTACTGGAATTATCGCTTCAACACAAACACCTGCTACCGGCCGGCCAAGCGCTGCTGCGCGCACTGTACAGCAAGCAGCCCGAGACGGATATTGTGCGGCAGATTCGAGAGTTGCTAATCAAAGCTAGTATCGCCAATTGTATCTACATAGTAAGGTACTGGTTACACCTGTTGACTGCGGAACACCGAGTACAGCTGTTCCATCAGCTTCACCTTGACTTAGCCATCACGGATAAACAGGTGCAGGATGCTGAAACAGCAGCTCGCAACCGGCCGGCTGAGAGGCTCTTCATCCTATTCGCGTACGGGTTTCGTGTGCAGTACGAAAAACACATTCAACTAGTGGAGACGCTTAGGCAGCTGTGCGCAGTAGCAGGACCGAACAAGGCACGTACCCAGCTCGAACGGTGCATGCTGATGGAAACGTTTGCCCATCATGCGATGGTCGCGCTAACAGGCGTGCTGCTGTGCAATGGATCATTTCATCCACCAACGATGGAACAGGTATTGCAGCTATCTGTCCGCGGCATTACACTGGTTACCGCGGGGCGCGTCCAGTCTAGCTTGGATTTCAAGTTCAGGCTTGTCGCAGCCGTCGAGTGTAAGAAGCTGATGGAGAAGGTGCTGCACGTGTTGTTAGGATTGCATGGCACCGAGCGAGACCTGCAGACTGTGCACGATGTAAAGCGCAGCATCGATGAAGTACGTCGTGTCATCAGCATCGAAACGAATGACCCTACGTGCAAACGACCTGCTATTCCGTACGGCGTCACATTGGAGGATGCAGTGAGTCAGCTGGTCACCAAGACGGCAGATCTGTTGATTGCGCAACAGGTCCATCGGTGCGATTTTTACtatgctgccgttgttgtagGAAAGCGCAACGAATCTGGCCAGCTAGCCACGATTGTGGATGAGCTAGGCGAGTGGCTGGACGTTTGCCGAACATTTCGCCACCCTGCCATACTGCCAACGAAGCCAATATTCGAAAGCCTTTCGTCAACGGTGTTGGGTACCGTGGAGCTCGCCATGACACTGTTAACTGTGGCGAAGAGTGAAGACTGGAGGACTGGGTTTAGTGTAGCTAACGAATACGACAGCTTGCTCAGCCTGCTGAACCATTCGCCAGCCTGGAACGTTCACCTAGAGACGATCGTCAATCATCAGAGGCACAATAACGGGGACAGTTTGTACGAAAAGCCGCTGAACGAGTTGCGCGATAAGCTGTGGCAAACGGTGACG TCGTCGGCGAAGTTGCTCGCTAGCTATAGCATTTGGCTGTTGCAAAGCTGCCCTGGTGATCCCTACACAGCGAATACATTTCAGAAAATTTTATCCACATTAGTACGGTGCCAGCTCGAATGCATTCACCCACGGCAGCTCCTATCGATAAGCGGCAGTCTCGGTCAGTTGCTACAGTGCGCAGGCAAAACAAAGCTACGCTTGCAGTCTTCCGTGCCGTGCAATGAGCAGAAAGTTGCTGAAACGGTCATAGCGTGCTTCGAATCGCACGTCAAACAGTTCTTCGAGTACCACTCGTCGGAGGGCACGACGCTGGCGTACCGGAACCATCGAGGATTCTTCTCGTTCGTTGCTTTGTTTATCCGCAACGACCTGCACAGCGGTGTGGACGGCTCGTTTTGGTACAAGTTTCTTCACGACCGGCTGGGCATTCCGCCCTCAGAATACGTTATGGAATGTGCCAACAGGGAGAGTGAGCGGGCGCCCCAGCTGGTGGGTAAAGTCGGTGCGCTTGATATGCATTTGCTCACATTGCTTGCCGAGGATGCGTCGCTGACCGAGGTGATACTGGAGCGCGTTGATGAGCTCCTGATTCTGGCGCTTGTCCGGACAGGTTCCGCGCGATGGATCGAGCGCAATGCGGCTATTTCGCTGTGGTCCACGCTTGTCACCAAGCTTACTGGGTTGCTGCCAACTGCCGATACCGACCCGGTGCAGAGTGATTGGGTGCCGCTACAGATGTCACTCGATCTGCTCGTCTGCAAAGTACCGCGTTCCTCCCGCTACATACTGCTGtcactgcagcagctggcgaAACGGATGGAGAACGGATCAGAAACAATGATTGCGGTGGATGAGTCCTGCACACTGGTGCCACTTCTTTCGCTCCTGGCAAGGGTCGAATATCGCGGATACGGCATCAAGGATGTAGAGACGTATGTCGTGCAGCTACGCGCATTACTGTACAAACTGTTGCCGCACATAAACCATATTGTGCGCCAGCAGATCGCCATTTGTCTGGCCAATGCCCACGATGGAGGCTGTCTAAAGACATTTCTTGTTGACCACATCCCGCTTCTCTTTGTCACCGGAAAAGATCAAAATTTTCAACACGGGCTGTGCCTGGCCCTTCTCGCTGCCGCGCGCAAATTCAAAAGCCATCAACATTTCCAGCTGGGTCGTCACACAGAGGACGCATTCAGTTCGCTTAAGTCGGTGGTGAAAACACACTATAGACaagatgcagctgcagctcctctTTTTTCATCGTCGAAAAACGATCTTTATCGCAGCAGCCTGGCGAATCTATTGCACTACCTAGGTTTCAATTCTTCAGATGACGTCGTTCAGGGACTACTCGGATCATATGCCGAAGAGGACCGGTGCTGGGCGCAACCGAGTTGCACTGTAAAGCACGATGCAAtagacgacgactacgacgacgacaatgacgacggcgaagaaGAATTGTGA